From a single Thalassospira sp. ER-Se-21-Dark genomic region:
- a CDS encoding ribbon-helix-helix domain-containing protein: MCQIYSGTDPELYQSVSRSVRINGVVTSLRLELRFWQILDEIAAGEGFSTPQFLGKIHDEVVAQRGDIPNFASLVRVICTVYLEKQAGLHVHVPANTATSQMVS, encoded by the coding sequence ATGTGTCAGATATATTCTGGAACTGACCCGGAACTTTATCAGTCTGTCAGCCGGTCTGTAAGGATTAACGGCGTTGTCACCAGCCTGCGCCTGGAGCTGCGTTTCTGGCAGATTCTTGATGAAATCGCCGCGGGTGAAGGTTTCAGCACCCCGCAGTTTCTCGGTAAAATCCACGACGAGGTCGTCGCCCAACGCGGTGACATCCCGAATTTCGCATCGCTTGTGCGCGTGATTTGTACCGTATATCTGGAAAAACAGGCTGGCCTGCATGTTCATGTCCCGGCAAACACCGCGACATCACAAATGGTGAGCTAA
- a CDS encoding DJ-1/PfpI family protein — protein sequence MSAKKILMITGDYAEDYETMVPFQTLLAVGHHVDAVCPDKNAGDTVATAIHDFEGDQTYSEKRGHNFALNADFATARAENYDALVIPGGRAPEYLRLNEDVIRLVRDFHAANKPIAAVCHGAQLLAAADIIKGRKVSAYPACAPEVKLGGGTYADIAIDDACIDGNLVTAPAWPAHPKWMAAFLKVLGTEINL from the coding sequence ATGTCTGCGAAAAAAATTCTGATGATTACCGGCGACTATGCCGAAGATTACGAAACCATGGTGCCGTTTCAGACATTGCTTGCGGTTGGCCATCATGTCGACGCCGTTTGCCCGGACAAGAATGCCGGCGATACGGTTGCAACGGCCATCCATGATTTCGAAGGTGATCAGACCTATAGCGAAAAGCGCGGCCACAACTTTGCCCTGAATGCCGATTTTGCGACGGCCCGTGCCGAAAACTATGACGCGCTTGTCATCCCCGGCGGTCGTGCACCGGAATATCTGCGTCTGAACGAAGATGTCATTCGTCTGGTGCGTGATTTCCATGCCGCCAACAAACCGATCGCTGCTGTCTGCCATGGCGCGCAACTTCTTGCAGCAGCCGATATCATCAAGGGTCGCAAGGTTTCCGCCTATCCGGCCTGCGCACCGGAAGTCAAACTTGGCGGCGGCACCTATGCCGACATTGCTATTGATGATGCCTGCATCGACGGCAATCTGGTAACCGCACCGGCTTGGCCGGCACATCCGAAATGGATGGCCGCCTTCCTCAAGGTTCTTGGCACTGAAATCAATTTGTAA
- a CDS encoding mechanosensitive ion channel domain-containing protein, whose product MIETDVATITEMLKGFALGFGLDLLGAILILIVGWWAAGRAAALVRHSLKNTKFVDATLKPLASSIVRYVILIFVIVAVLSNFGVETTSIIAVLGAAGLAIGLALQGTLSNIAAGVMILILRPLKIDEFVEAGSISGTVVEITLFTTLLKTPDGVFISAPNSQIWNSAIKNYSRNPTRRLDIKVGIAYDDDVDAALEFLKNLVASDERVLKDPEPMSFVATLGESSVDLTARGWVATSEFWPTFFDLTRKSKTELEAAGFSIPFPQRDLHVIESAETASTAKSIAKPAAKPAAKKPATRSRSTASKTAAKTTAEKKPTASKS is encoded by the coding sequence ATGATTGAAACCGATGTAGCGACCATCACAGAAATGCTTAAAGGATTTGCACTGGGCTTTGGCCTCGATTTGCTTGGCGCTATCCTGATACTAATCGTCGGCTGGTGGGCCGCCGGCCGGGCGGCAGCATTGGTCCGCCATTCCCTAAAGAATACAAAGTTTGTTGATGCGACTTTAAAGCCGCTTGCATCAAGCATTGTACGTTACGTGATCTTGATTTTCGTCATCGTCGCCGTTCTGTCGAACTTCGGCGTCGAAACAACCAGCATCATCGCCGTTCTCGGTGCCGCTGGTCTGGCAATTGGTCTTGCCCTGCAGGGTACACTATCAAATATTGCCGCCGGTGTCATGATCCTGATCTTGCGTCCGCTCAAGATTGACGAATTTGTCGAAGCTGGTTCGATTTCAGGCACCGTTGTTGAAATAACATTGTTTACCACCTTGCTCAAAACGCCGGATGGTGTGTTTATTTCTGCCCCGAACTCGCAAATCTGGAATAGCGCGATCAAAAACTATTCGCGCAATCCAACCCGCCGCCTCGATATCAAGGTTGGCATTGCCTATGATGACGATGTTGATGCGGCCCTCGAATTCCTTAAAAACCTTGTCGCATCCGATGAACGCGTACTGAAGGATCCGGAACCGATGAGCTTTGTCGCCACCCTTGGCGAAAGCTCGGTCGATCTGACCGCACGCGGCTGGGTTGCAACCAGTGAATTCTGGCCGACCTTCTTCGATCTGACCCGTAAATCGAAAACGGAGCTCGAAGCGGCCGGTTTCTCTATTCCCTTCCCGCAGCGCGACCTGCACGTGATCGAAAGTGCAGAAACCGCAAGCACCGCAAAATCCATTGCAAAGCCGGCAGCCAAACCTGCGGCAAAGAAACCGGCAACCCGTTCACGGTCAACCGCATCGAAAACGGCGGCCAAAACCACGGCTGAGAAAAAGCCGACAGCATCCAAAAGCTGA
- a CDS encoding OmpA family protein yields the protein MQINPKILCALGGVALLSACSSVDNSGTAVPYGGNPFTYSSSVSSALSSEEPTTDFGKALKAEYLAYAQREADEWYDFFDADFFAKKAGRVSGDTIVLPEDPANWRFSDEEIAQKRAVRDELLALLDDGKREAMPATAAIAQSRYDCWVEESEEGWQTELISQCWKDFEAAMSELRAEQPAVVVAPVAAAEPRLFTIFFDFDSVAITPVSERVLDAAAEQWASSMGDITVVGHADAAGPAAYNLRLSERRAAAALSELTGRGVKGDMVSQDAVGEGDLLIPTPDGVREPRNRRVTISVD from the coding sequence ATGCAGATCAATCCGAAAATTCTTTGTGCTCTTGGTGGCGTTGCGCTTCTGAGTGCATGTAGCAGTGTGGACAATAGCGGCACCGCGGTACCTTACGGCGGTAACCCGTTCACCTACAGCAGCTCGGTCTCGTCTGCGCTCTCGTCCGAAGAGCCGACCACTGACTTCGGTAAAGCGCTTAAGGCCGAATATCTTGCATACGCACAGCGCGAAGCTGACGAATGGTATGACTTCTTCGATGCCGACTTCTTTGCGAAGAAAGCCGGTCGCGTGAGCGGTGACACCATCGTTCTCCCGGAAGATCCGGCAAACTGGCGCTTCTCTGATGAGGAAATTGCACAGAAACGCGCCGTTCGTGACGAACTTCTGGCCCTTCTTGACGACGGCAAGCGCGAAGCAATGCCGGCAACCGCAGCGATCGCACAGTCGCGTTATGACTGCTGGGTCGAGGAAAGCGAAGAAGGCTGGCAGACCGAGCTGATCAGCCAGTGCTGGAAAGATTTCGAAGCTGCAATGTCTGAGCTGCGTGCAGAACAGCCGGCCGTTGTTGTAGCCCCGGTTGCCGCTGCTGAGCCGCGTCTGTTCACCATCTTCTTCGATTTTGACAGCGTTGCGATCACCCCGGTTTCCGAGCGTGTTCTTGATGCAGCTGCTGAGCAGTGGGCATCCTCGATGGGTGACATCACCGTCGTTGGTCACGCTGATGCTGCCGGTCCGGCAGCCTACAACCTGCGTCTGTCCGAGCGTCGTGCCGCAGCAGCCCTTAGCGAGCTGACCGGTCGCGGTGTGAAAGGCGACATGGTTTCGCAGGATGCTGTTGGTGAAGGCGATCTTCTGATCCCGACTCCGGATGGTGTTCGCGAGCCGCGTAACCGTCGTGTGACGATTTCTGTCGACTAA
- a CDS encoding CoA-binding protein, producing the protein MAEFQNPTDPEIKTLLETTKTIALVGASPKPERPSNRVMKFLLDQGYRVIPVNPGQAGGTIHGQTVVAQLSDIADPVDMVDIFRNSEDAAGVVDDAIAIGAKSVWMQLGVINPEACAKAKANGMTAVMDRCPAIELPRLT; encoded by the coding sequence ATGGCCGAATTTCAAAATCCCACCGATCCGGAAATCAAAACGCTTCTGGAAACGACAAAGACCATTGCGCTTGTTGGCGCCAGCCCCAAGCCGGAACGCCCGTCAAACCGGGTGATGAAGTTCCTGCTTGATCAGGGATACAGAGTTATTCCGGTCAATCCCGGTCAGGCCGGCGGCACCATTCACGGTCAGACTGTTGTGGCACAACTTTCCGATATCGCCGATCCGGTCGATATGGTCGATATCTTCCGTAACAGCGAAGATGCCGCTGGCGTCGTCGATGATGCCATTGCAATCGGTGCAAAGTCGGTCTGGATGCAGCTTGGCGTGATCAATCCAGAGGCTTGTGCGAAGGCCAAGGCAAACGGTATGACCGCGGTGATGGATCGCTGCCCGGCAATTGAACTGCCGCGCCTGACCTAA
- a CDS encoding protein-methionine-sulfoxide reductase heme-binding subunit MsrQ: MYPWLDPSGRFSFFKLAVFVALLVPGIVLLWPVIAEGGATIPVKEAILESGEWTIRILLITLLVTPLRRITRFSKLGQVRRQIGVAAFCYVMIHFGLYAISQNLDLGRIASEIVLRIYLTIGFVALIALAVLTATSTKSAMRRLGAKWGRLHKLVYPIAVLGVVHFFLQSKVDVSEATLMAGMFVGLMLYRFAHWRGWSLRSVVTLSVIAVIAGLATAGIEYAWYALATGIPADRVVAANLEWMWPLRPAWNVLLAGVAISVISLFGRDKPARSWIARLVGNNSVTAEASSR; this comes from the coding sequence ATGTATCCATGGCTTGATCCTTCCGGGCGGTTTTCCTTTTTCAAACTGGCAGTCTTTGTTGCACTTCTTGTGCCCGGCATCGTGTTGTTGTGGCCGGTCATTGCCGAGGGCGGGGCAACCATCCCGGTCAAGGAAGCTATTCTGGAAAGCGGTGAATGGACCATCCGGATATTACTGATCACGCTACTGGTCACACCGCTTCGCCGCATAACCCGATTTTCAAAACTGGGACAGGTGCGCCGCCAAATTGGTGTGGCTGCCTTTTGCTATGTGATGATCCATTTCGGCCTGTATGCGATCAGCCAGAATCTTGATCTTGGCCGCATTGCGAGCGAGATCGTTTTGCGGATTTATCTGACAATCGGGTTTGTTGCCCTGATTGCGTTGGCGGTTTTGACCGCAACATCCACCAAATCAGCGATGCGCAGGCTGGGGGCCAAGTGGGGGCGCCTGCATAAACTGGTCTATCCGATTGCCGTGCTTGGCGTGGTGCATTTCTTTTTGCAGTCCAAGGTCGATGTCAGTGAAGCAACCCTGATGGCCGGGATGTTTGTCGGCCTGATGCTGTATCGCTTTGCCCATTGGCGGGGATGGTCGCTTAGATCCGTTGTGACTTTGTCTGTCATTGCGGTGATTGCCGGGTTGGCAACAGCCGGGATAGAATATGCCTGGTATGCCTTGGCGACCGGTATTCCTGCCGATCGCGTGGTTGCGGCCAATCTTGAATGGATGTGGCCGTTGCGTCCGGCATGGAATGTGTTGCTGGCCGGTGTCGCGATCAGTGTGATTTCTTTGTTCGGGCGAGATAAACCGGCACGGAGCTGGATCGCACGGCTCGTTGGGAATAACAGCGTCACCGCCGAGGCATCATCGCGTTAA
- a CDS encoding methyl-accepting chemotaxis protein — translation MLKSLKIGPRLSIAMIFITFATALVIGLINLSIERDIVAGAEQRELRVNFEKLRSALDMEAARALAMADFAATIPAAQKAMAEDDRDTLADIFGPGFAELKENHGVRQFQFHKAPAISFLRVHKLEKFGDDLSSFRKTVVETNTKQQPISGLEVGVAGLGMRGVTPVFNDGTHVGSVEFGLSFGPAFFENFKAHSNTDAALLIDRDGTFEVFASTFPEGFLDIASPTLAAARDGEQILAPQDAEGTELALMARPITDFSGQNLGIVVMGIDRSFFASAINDATTLSLGVSIVTLLVALLIAFSVNRSISHPIRAMTAAMNKIAGGELDTEVPAKDQKDEIGEMASAVTIFQTNAQRMKSLEAEQQELRRRNEEEKKTLGRKLADEFENTVGAIIDGLENAARDMDDASRVMSGTADETTQQAKIGMDAAQNASNNVATVAASSEELSASITEISRQANHSSEVAANVSNKATSTRETVDGLVEASARIGDVIALINDIAAQTNLLALNATIEAARAGEAGKGFAVVANEVKNLASQTSRATQEISEQIESIQNATKLSSTAINEITDIVGELNESASAIAAAVEEQGAATQEISGSVENASVGTSGVTESISLVSAAAVRSTESADTVLKSAHELMEYSVNLRRETNNFLSKIRSE, via the coding sequence ATGCTGAAATCTTTGAAAATAGGTCCGCGACTAAGTATCGCGATGATCTTTATAACCTTTGCGACTGCATTGGTGATCGGGCTTATCAATCTTTCCATTGAACGTGACATTGTCGCTGGTGCTGAACAACGCGAACTGCGCGTCAATTTCGAAAAATTGCGAAGCGCGCTGGATATGGAAGCCGCTCGTGCGCTTGCGATGGCGGATTTTGCTGCAACCATCCCCGCCGCTCAAAAAGCCATGGCGGAAGATGACCGCGATACGCTGGCCGATATTTTCGGCCCCGGCTTCGCCGAACTCAAAGAAAACCATGGCGTTCGTCAGTTCCAGTTCCATAAGGCCCCGGCGATCTCGTTCTTGCGGGTTCATAAGCTTGAGAAATTCGGCGATGATCTGTCTTCGTTCCGCAAGACAGTGGTCGAAACCAATACAAAACAACAACCCATCAGCGGCCTGGAAGTCGGTGTTGCCGGTCTTGGCATGCGCGGTGTCACGCCTGTTTTCAACGATGGGACGCATGTCGGCTCGGTTGAATTTGGATTATCCTTTGGTCCGGCCTTCTTTGAAAACTTCAAGGCACATTCCAACACCGACGCAGCCCTTCTGATTGACCGTGACGGTACCTTTGAAGTCTTTGCCTCCACTTTCCCCGAAGGCTTCCTTGATATCGCATCGCCCACACTTGCCGCGGCGCGTGACGGCGAACAGATCCTTGCCCCGCAGGATGCCGAGGGCACCGAACTGGCCCTGATGGCGCGCCCGATCACGGATTTCAGCGGCCAGAACCTTGGCATTGTCGTTATGGGGATTGATCGCAGTTTCTTTGCAAGCGCCATCAACGATGCCACCACCCTGTCATTGGGTGTAAGTATTGTGACCCTTCTGGTCGCACTTCTGATCGCCTTTAGCGTCAACCGGTCGATCTCTCATCCGATCCGGGCCATGACCGCGGCCATGAACAAGATCGCTGGCGGCGAACTCGACACCGAAGTCCCGGCAAAGGACCAAAAGGACGAAATCGGCGAAATGGCCAGCGCGGTCACCATTTTCCAGACCAACGCACAGCGCATGAAAAGCCTTGAGGCCGAGCAACAAGAACTGCGTCGAAGAAACGAGGAAGAGAAAAAGACTCTCGGTCGCAAGCTTGCCGATGAATTCGAAAATACCGTCGGGGCCATCATCGACGGCCTTGAAAACGCGGCACGCGACATGGATGACGCATCCCGCGTCATGTCCGGCACGGCTGATGAAACGACCCAACAAGCAAAGATCGGCATGGATGCTGCGCAAAATGCCTCGAACAACGTTGCGACCGTTGCGGCCTCGTCCGAGGAACTATCTGCCTCCATCACGGAAATCAGCCGTCAGGCCAACCATTCAAGCGAGGTAGCCGCCAATGTCTCAAACAAGGCAACCAGCACGCGCGAAACGGTGGATGGCCTTGTCGAGGCCTCCGCACGTATTGGCGATGTCATAGCCCTGATCAATGACATCGCGGCCCAGACCAACCTTCTGGCCCTGAATGCCACGATCGAGGCCGCCCGTGCTGGCGAAGCTGGCAAGGGCTTTGCGGTTGTCGCCAACGAGGTCAAAAACCTCGCATCTCAAACCAGTCGCGCGACGCAGGAAATCTCCGAGCAGATCGAAAGCATCCAGAACGCGACGAAGCTGTCCTCGACCGCAATCAACGAGATCACCGATATTGTCGGCGAACTTAACGAAAGCGCATCCGCCATCGCGGCAGCAGTCGAAGAACAGGGTGCTGCGACTCAGGAGATTTCCGGCAGTGTGGAAAATGCTTCTGTCGGAACCAGCGGTGTGACCGAAAGCATCAGCTTGGTCAGTGCGGCGGCTGTCCGGTCGACCGAAAGTGCCGATACAGTTCTGAAATCAGCCCATGAACTGATGGAGTACTCGGTCAATCTGCGTCGCGAAACCAACAACTTCCTGAGCAAGATTCGTTCGGAATAA
- a CDS encoding LysE family translocator has protein sequence MSFEIWLAFAFACAVVLAIPGPTIMLVVSYALGKGKQTAWATVPGVALGDLTAMTISLAGAGALLAASAEAFTVLKLVGVVYLIYLGIKMWREKPEALHDNPDAKRNRPSRMFLQAYIVTALNPKGIVFFIAFVPQFVTAGDPLLPQFTIMTATFVILAAINVAIWAVMASALRERFRHPSALRRLTRIGGGVMIGAGLLTALTRRAAG, from the coding sequence ATGTCGTTTGAAATCTGGCTTGCCTTTGCTTTTGCCTGTGCTGTGGTTCTGGCCATTCCCGGCCCGACCATCATGCTTGTCGTCAGCTATGCCTTGGGCAAGGGTAAACAAACTGCGTGGGCAACGGTTCCGGGGGTTGCACTGGGCGATCTCACCGCAATGACGATCTCGCTGGCCGGGGCTGGTGCGTTACTCGCGGCCTCGGCAGAGGCTTTTACCGTGCTCAAACTCGTTGGGGTGGTCTATCTGATCTATCTTGGCATCAAGATGTGGCGTGAAAAGCCCGAAGCCCTGCACGACAACCCGGATGCCAAACGCAACCGTCCGTCGCGCATGTTCCTGCAGGCCTATATCGTCACCGCCCTGAACCCCAAGGGCATCGTTTTCTTCATCGCCTTTGTGCCGCAGTTCGTGACAGCCGGCGATCCGCTTTTGCCTCAGTTCACGATCATGACCGCAACGTTCGTCATATTGGCTGCGATCAACGTTGCGATCTGGGCAGTAATGGCAAGTGCGCTGCGTGAACGGTTCCGCCACCCATCCGCCCTGCGTCGCCTGACACGCATCGGTGGCGGGGTCATGATTGGTGCTGGATTGCTGACTGCCCTCACCCGCCGCGCAGCGGGCTGA
- a CDS encoding enoyl-CoA hydratase has product MTVSTTEPELVTRTDNDGSVTLTMNNPKRRNALSGAMMTALKDAFDKIAKETTVRCVILAAEGPVFCAGHDLKEMNGITECDQHASLFTQCSDLMMTIVSLPQPIIARVRGMATAAGCQLVASCDLAVAANSAKFATPGVNIGLFCSTPMVALSRNIARKHAMRMLLTGDPINAETAFSMGLVSDVVEDDELEEHTNALAAGIAARSGITVRLGKQAFYKQLEMPLSQAYSYASDVMTANMQKHDAREGIGAFIEKRHPSWRHE; this is encoded by the coding sequence ATGACCGTTTCCACAACCGAGCCAGAGCTTGTCACACGCACAGACAATGACGGCTCTGTCACCCTGACGATGAACAACCCCAAACGCCGCAATGCCCTGTCGGGGGCGATGATGACGGCCCTTAAGGACGCATTTGACAAGATCGCCAAGGAGACCACCGTCAGATGCGTCATTCTGGCAGCAGAGGGTCCTGTCTTTTGTGCCGGCCACGACCTTAAGGAAATGAATGGCATTACAGAATGTGATCAGCATGCCAGCCTGTTTACGCAATGCAGCGACCTGATGATGACGATTGTCAGTCTGCCGCAACCCATCATCGCGCGTGTGCGCGGCATGGCAACAGCAGCCGGTTGCCAGCTTGTCGCCAGTTGCGATCTGGCTGTTGCCGCCAACAGCGCCAAATTCGCCACCCCTGGGGTCAATATCGGCTTGTTCTGCTCTACCCCGATGGTCGCACTTAGCCGCAACATTGCCCGCAAACATGCCATGCGGATGCTTCTGACCGGCGATCCGATCAATGCCGAAACCGCCTTTTCCATGGGACTGGTGTCAGACGTGGTCGAGGATGATGAACTTGAAGAACACACCAATGCCCTGGCCGCCGGGATTGCCGCCCGATCGGGCATAACGGTTCGGCTTGGCAAACAGGCATTTTACAAACAGCTCGAAATGCCGCTGTCGCAGGCCTATTCCTATGCATCCGATGTGATGACCGCGAATATGCAAAAACATGACGCCCGCGAAGGGATCGGCGCCTTTATCGAAAAGCGCCACCCCAGCTGGCGCCACGAATAG